In one Micromonospora polyrhachis genomic region, the following are encoded:
- a CDS encoding transglycosylase domain-containing protein, with protein MKKSPFSAMGRLTPLLRAGLIAGVVVAVAAYPLVAIVGLTTKAGADAIGVKTSALQDSAPAQTTYVYASDNKTLLTAFYEEHRKYTRLEDMSPNIQQAIVASEDSRFYKHNGVDPKGALRAFVANQQAGGVSQGASTLTMQYVRMASRDNAKSPIEVQQATEQTAVRKIREMRLALDLEKQLTKQEILERYLNSAYFGHRAYGIYAASEIFFSKTPKELTPVEAATLAGLVKSPSEYDPASSDQKAATDRRNYVISRMRDMGYLSPDAAATAQAEPIRLKLTDPPNDCTALPKKYNSWGFFCDYLKNWWSAQPAFGDNPLERIDKLRRGGYRIVTSIDPKIQEIADQQIQSREAIGSPFAHGLVVIEPGSGRVKAMSVNRNYSLDLSENAPHSNPALRERMKGNYPNTVAPLLGGGTVPGYQAGSTFKMFTMLAALDAGMPLSTSFNSPHRFTTIYPDGSGGPTDCGGFWCPSNASGAMTGTHAMWSGFGKSVNTYFVQLEQKVGADQAVRLAERLGLRWRTEVDRRQASIDRAKMWGAFTLGVSDATPLEMANAYAAIAADGQYCDALPVLSITNPNGSPAMYKTASGLEREAAKPRCRQEVSADAARAATDAARCPTGDTPARGSCGGWSTADSVRGTVGRPVAGKTGTTDSTRSAWFVGYTPELAAASFIADPDNPFNAVGDGQSNKPVDSVAFTLKDALKDKPVRQFTPPSDAIVR; from the coding sequence GTGAAAAAGTCTCCGTTTTCCGCCATGGGGCGGCTCACTCCGCTACTCCGCGCCGGGCTCATCGCCGGCGTCGTCGTCGCCGTCGCGGCTTACCCGCTGGTAGCCATCGTCGGCCTCACCACCAAGGCCGGTGCCGACGCCATTGGGGTCAAGACCAGCGCGTTACAGGACTCGGCACCGGCACAGACCACGTACGTCTACGCGTCGGACAACAAAACCCTACTCACGGCCTTCTATGAGGAGCATCGGAAGTACACCCGACTTGAGGACATGTCACCGAACATCCAGCAGGCGATCGTGGCATCCGAGGACTCCCGCTTCTACAAGCACAACGGGGTCGACCCGAAGGGTGCGCTGCGGGCCTTCGTCGCCAACCAGCAGGCCGGCGGGGTGTCCCAGGGCGCGTCGACGCTGACCATGCAGTACGTCCGGATGGCCTCCCGGGACAACGCCAAGTCCCCGATCGAGGTGCAGCAGGCCACCGAGCAGACCGCGGTCCGCAAGATCCGTGAAATGCGGTTGGCACTCGACCTGGAGAAGCAGCTGACCAAGCAGGAGATCCTGGAGCGCTATCTCAACTCCGCGTACTTCGGGCACCGGGCGTACGGCATCTACGCCGCCTCCGAGATCTTCTTCTCGAAGACGCCCAAGGAACTGACCCCGGTCGAGGCGGCCACCCTCGCCGGGCTGGTCAAGTCCCCCTCCGAGTACGACCCGGCCAGCTCCGACCAGAAGGCCGCGACCGACCGCCGCAACTACGTCATCTCCCGGATGCGGGACATGGGCTACCTCTCGCCGGACGCCGCCGCGACAGCACAGGCCGAACCCATCCGGCTCAAGTTGACCGACCCGCCCAACGACTGCACCGCGCTGCCGAAGAAGTACAACAGCTGGGGCTTCTTCTGCGACTACCTGAAGAACTGGTGGAGCGCCCAACCGGCGTTCGGCGACAACCCGCTGGAACGGATCGACAAGCTCCGCCGAGGCGGCTACCGGATCGTCACCAGCATCGACCCGAAGATCCAGGAAATCGCCGACCAGCAGATACAGTCCCGGGAGGCCATCGGCAGCCCGTTCGCCCACGGCCTGGTCGTCATCGAACCCGGCAGCGGCCGGGTCAAGGCGATGTCGGTGAACCGGAACTACTCGCTGGACCTGAGCGAGAACGCGCCCCACTCCAACCCGGCGCTGCGGGAGCGGATGAAGGGCAACTATCCCAACACCGTGGCCCCGCTACTCGGTGGTGGCACCGTACCCGGTTACCAGGCGGGCTCGACATTCAAGATGTTCACCATGTTGGCCGCGCTCGACGCCGGGATGCCCCTGTCGACCTCGTTCAACTCCCCACACCGGTTCACCACCATCTATCCCGATGGCAGCGGTGGCCCCACCGACTGCGGCGGATTCTGGTGCCCCTCCAACGCCAGCGGCGCGATGACCGGTACCCACGCCATGTGGTCCGGGTTCGGCAAGTCGGTCAACACCTACTTCGTGCAGCTCGAACAGAAGGTGGGGGCGGACCAGGCGGTCCGGCTGGCCGAGCGGCTCGGCCTGCGTTGGCGTACCGAGGTGGACCGGCGGCAGGCCTCGATCGACCGCGCCAAGATGTGGGGCGCGTTCACCCTCGGCGTCTCCGATGCCACCCCGTTGGAGATGGCCAACGCCTACGCGGCGATCGCCGCCGACGGGCAGTACTGCGACGCGCTGCCGGTGCTGTCGATCACCAATCCGAACGGTTCACCCGCGATGTACAAGACGGCCTCGGGCCTGGAACGGGAAGCGGCGAAACCGCGTTGCCGCCAGGAGGTGAGTGCCGACGCCGCCCGTGCCGCCACCGACGCGGCCCGCTGCCCGACCGGCGACACCCCGGCCCGGGGCTCCTGCGGCGGCTGGTCGACCGCCGACAGCGTACGGGGCACGGTGGGTCGTCCGGTGGCCGGCAAGACCGGTACCACCGACAGCACCCGGTCGGCCTGGTTCGTGGGCTACACCCCGGAGTTGGCGGCGGCCAGCTTCATCGCCGACCCGGACAACCCGTTCAACGCCGTGGGTGACGGGCAGTCCAACAAACCTGTCGACAGCGTCGCATTCACCTTGAAAGACGCGCTGAAGGACAAACCAGTCCGTCAGTTCACCCCACCCTCCGACGCCATCGTTCGCTGA
- the cobC gene encoding Rv2231c family pyridoxal phosphate-dependent protein CobC: MYAQPYPPPTAATIDEDPDQREDRGQGEDPGQREDPGQREDPGQREDPGQREDPGRHEDLGHHGDVEVVPGLVDLAVNVRRGPMPEWLREPITAALDELAAYPDPAPTRAAVAARHRRPADEVLLTSGAAEGFVLLAQALRGARRPVVVHPQFTEPEAALRAAGHRVERVLLPAETGFRLDPTLVPADADLVFVGNPTNPTSVLHPAEVLTALARPGRVLVVDEAFADTTIAPGVPGEPESLATRRDVPGLVVVRSLTKTWGLAGLRIGYLLGPAQLLARLAAVQPLWAVSTPALAAATACATPHAVAAEREIATRLAEDRAHLVARLTALSGVQVAGTPASAFVLVRLAGATAVRLALREHGYAVRRGDTFPGLGPDWLRVAVRDTATTDAFVDALANILEV, encoded by the coding sequence ATGTACGCGCAGCCATACCCGCCCCCGACGGCGGCAACCATCGACGAGGACCCGGATCAGCGCGAGGACCGTGGCCAGGGTGAGGACCCCGGCCAGCGCGAGGACCCCGGCCAGCGCGAGGACCCCGGCCAGCGCGAGGACCCCGGCCAGCGCGAGGACCCCGGTCGACATGAGGACCTCGGCCACCACGGGGACGTCGAGGTTGTGCCGGGCCTGGTCGACCTGGCGGTGAACGTACGTCGGGGTCCGATGCCGGAGTGGCTCCGCGAGCCGATCACCGCCGCCCTGGACGAGCTGGCGGCCTACCCCGACCCGGCCCCGACCCGGGCCGCGGTCGCCGCCCGGCATCGGCGACCCGCCGACGAGGTGTTGCTCACCTCGGGGGCCGCCGAGGGGTTCGTCCTGCTGGCTCAGGCGCTGCGCGGGGCCCGGCGGCCGGTGGTGGTGCACCCCCAGTTCACCGAACCGGAGGCCGCACTGCGCGCGGCCGGCCATCGGGTCGAGCGGGTCCTGCTGCCGGCGGAGACCGGCTTCCGGCTGGACCCCACCCTGGTACCGGCCGACGCCGATCTCGTCTTCGTGGGCAACCCCACCAACCCGACCTCGGTACTGCACCCGGCCGAGGTGCTCACCGCCCTTGCCCGACCGGGTCGGGTCCTCGTCGTCGACGAGGCGTTCGCCGACACCACCATCGCACCGGGCGTACCGGGTGAGCCCGAGTCACTGGCCACCCGACGGGACGTACCGGGCCTGGTGGTGGTGCGCAGCCTCACCAAGACCTGGGGGTTGGCCGGACTGCGGATCGGCTACCTGCTTGGCCCAGCCCAACTGCTCGCGCGGCTGGCCGCCGTACAGCCGTTGTGGGCGGTCTCCACCCCGGCGCTGGCCGCCGCCACCGCCTGCGCGACCCCGCATGCGGTCGCCGCCGAACGCGAGATCGCCACCCGGCTCGCCGAGGACCGCGCCCACCTGGTCGCCCGGCTGACCGCGCTTTCCGGCGTCCAGGTCGCGGGCACGCCGGCCAGCGCCTTCGTCCTGGTACGCCTCGCTGGTGCCACCGCCGTCCGGCTGGCGCTACGGGAGCACGGCTACGCGGTACGACGGGGCGACACCTTCCCTGGCCTGGGCCCGGACTGGCTCCGGGTGGCGGTACGGGACACTGCCACCACTGACGCGTTCGTCGACGCGTTGGCGAACATCCTGGAGGTCTGA
- the cobT gene encoding nicotinate-nucleotide--dimethylbenzimidazole phosphoribosyltransferase: protein MLTTTLAAIRPLDEEAMASARALHGRLTKPAGSLGALEELSVRLAGLAGSCPPPLPESAAVAVFAGDHGVHAQGVTPWPQEVTAQMVGNFLAGGAVVNAFARQMGASVTVVDVGVAGVLPELDHRDLVAAKVRPGTRDLSQQPALTRDEARTAVEVGIQVARDLVDAGADLLLTGDMGIANTTPAAALIAAFTGAAPAAVTGRGTGVDDPTYTRKVAVVRAALDRHTPDPTDPLGVLAAVGGLEHAALTGFILGAAARQRPVLLDGVIGVSAALAAAAFAPDAVGAMVAGHRSVEPGASLGLARLGLEPLIDLGLRLGEGTGALLAYPVVASAVRVLHEVATFDSAGVSEK, encoded by the coding sequence ATGCTGACAACCACCCTGGCGGCGATCCGGCCGCTCGACGAGGAGGCGATGGCGAGCGCCCGCGCGCTGCACGGCCGGTTGACCAAACCGGCCGGCTCGCTGGGTGCCCTGGAGGAGCTGTCCGTACGGCTCGCCGGGCTGGCCGGGAGCTGCCCACCGCCGCTGCCGGAATCCGCCGCAGTGGCGGTCTTCGCCGGTGACCACGGGGTACACGCCCAGGGAGTGACCCCCTGGCCGCAGGAGGTCACCGCACAGATGGTCGGCAACTTCCTGGCCGGCGGGGCGGTGGTCAACGCGTTCGCCCGACAGATGGGCGCGTCGGTCACCGTGGTCGACGTGGGCGTGGCGGGCGTCCTGCCGGAGCTGGACCATCGGGATCTGGTGGCCGCGAAAGTGCGTCCCGGCACCCGTGACCTGAGCCAGCAGCCGGCGCTGACCCGGGACGAGGCCCGGACCGCCGTCGAGGTGGGTATCCAGGTGGCCCGGGACCTGGTCGACGCTGGAGCGGACCTCCTGCTCACCGGGGACATGGGCATCGCGAACACCACCCCGGCCGCCGCGCTGATCGCCGCCTTCACGGGGGCCGCCCCGGCGGCGGTGACCGGCCGGGGCACCGGAGTGGACGACCCGACGTACACCAGGAAGGTCGCGGTGGTGCGGGCCGCGCTGGACCGGCACACCCCGGACCCGACGGACCCGCTCGGCGTACTCGCGGCGGTCGGCGGGCTGGAACACGCGGCGCTGACCGGATTCATCCTCGGCGCGGCGGCCCGACAGCGACCGGTGCTGTTGGACGGCGTCATCGGGGTCTCGGCGGCGCTGGCGGCGGCGGCGTTCGCCCCCGACGCGGTCGGCGCGATGGTCGCCGGACACCGCTCGGTCGAGCCGGGGGCGAGCCTGGGCCTGGCCCGGCTGGGCCTGGAACCGCTGATCGACCTGGGCCTGCGGCTGGGCGAGGGGACCGGGGCGCTGCTCGCCTATCCG